The following proteins are co-located in the Coleofasciculus sp. FACHB-1120 genome:
- a CDS encoding precorrin-8X methylmutase yields MEWHVTDAQSLAIIDREIGDHIFSPAEFEIVRRVIYATADFEYRSLIRFSERALQAGAAALAARSTIVVDVPMVQVGISPTIQNTFANPVYCSMEALTRPQKDKSRAAWGIETLARRYPEGIFVVGQAQTALIALVELIEAEEIRPALVIGTPSGFVDVDVAKERLNDSLVSHIRIDGRKGSAVVASAIVNGLVDLAWQAYGQDTNGVG; encoded by the coding sequence ATGGAATGGCACGTAACGGATGCCCAAAGTTTGGCAATCATTGACCGAGAAATTGGCGACCACATCTTCTCACCAGCGGAATTTGAGATTGTGCGTCGAGTCATTTACGCAACCGCTGACTTTGAATATCGGTCTTTAATTCGCTTTTCTGAGAGGGCACTCCAAGCTGGCGCAGCTGCTTTGGCAGCTCGTAGCACCATTGTGGTAGATGTACCAATGGTGCAAGTCGGGATTAGCCCCACGATCCAAAATACTTTTGCGAATCCGGTGTATTGCAGTATGGAAGCCCTGACGCGACCCCAAAAAGATAAAAGCCGCGCTGCTTGGGGAATTGAAACCCTCGCCAGACGCTATCCAGAAGGAATCTTTGTTGTAGGTCAAGCTCAGACGGCTCTCATTGCCCTAGTCGAGCTAATTGAGGCAGAAGAAATTCGACCGGCATTGGTGATTGGCACGCCTTCGGGATTTGTGGATGTGGATGTCGCCAAAGAACGACTGAACGATTCCCTAGTTTCTCACATCCGAATTGATGGACGTAAGGGTAGTGCGGTGGTGGCATCGGCGATTGTCAATGGTTTAGTGGACTTGGCATGGCAAGCTTATGGACAGGATACGAATGGTGTCGGCTAA
- a CDS encoding TPM domain-containing protein: MKHLSKQRIVASLVAFFLALSIWAIAPGAHAYNNPDLLPETPTPIIDLAKALTNIQEEALVKNIESFEAETGWKLRVLTQYDRTPGLALKDYWSLDNKSVLVVADQRGGNILNFNVGDDAYKLMPRTFWIELQTRFGNLYFVRENGEDQAIIQSLETIQTCLRQSGCRVVPGLPKEQWILTLITSIVGGIICGFAAVPRKEGQIFAWQWALIFSPLWGILFIAFGLGPVVTRTSEWLPVFRNFAGFLIGALVAYLSPMIIQSSAPET; this comes from the coding sequence ATGAAGCATCTTTCTAAACAACGAATTGTGGCATCCCTCGTCGCATTTTTCCTGGCTTTGTCCATTTGGGCGATCGCTCCCGGTGCTCACGCCTATAACAATCCCGACTTACTGCCGGAGACTCCTACCCCAATCATTGACTTAGCCAAAGCCTTGACAAATATTCAGGAAGAGGCATTGGTCAAAAACATAGAGAGTTTTGAAGCAGAAACGGGTTGGAAGCTGCGGGTATTAACTCAATACGACCGCACCCCCGGTCTTGCCTTGAAAGATTATTGGAGCTTGGATAATAAAAGCGTGTTAGTGGTTGCCGACCAACGCGGCGGCAATATTCTCAACTTTAATGTAGGCGATGACGCTTATAAACTCATGCCCCGTACCTTTTGGATTGAGTTGCAAACGCGCTTCGGAAATCTGTACTTCGTGCGCGAAAATGGCGAAGACCAAGCCATCATTCAATCATTAGAAACCATTCAAACCTGTCTGCGTCAGAGCGGTTGCCGGGTTGTACCCGGACTGCCCAAAGAACAGTGGATTCTCACCCTAATTACCTCCATTGTGGGCGGAATTATCTGTGGCTTTGCCGCTGTACCCCGCAAAGAAGGACAAATTTTTGCATGGCAGTGGGCTTTAATATTCTCTCCCTTGTGGGGAATTTTATTTATTGCTTTTGGTCTCGGTCCCGTTGTCACTCGTACCTCGGAGTGGTTGCCCGTGTTTCGCAACTTCGCCGGTTTTTTGATCGGTGCTTTAGTTGCTTACCTGTCACCGATGATCATCCAGTCTTCTGCTCCGGAAACTTGA
- a CDS encoding HhoA/HhoB/HtrA family serine endopeptidase gives MKSKQQDSDYNSRQPNQKGFDASAPKPWQKAATYLSLVLLGAGVTLSGSYLGSNTLMSSKESTSKVSLTPGVAVAQAQLPPSTDTNFVTEVVERVGPAVVRINSSRTVTQQVPDAFNDPFFRRFFGAELPTGPQERVERGTGSGFIINKDGQILTNAHVVAGADTVNVILKDGRTFTGKVMGTDPVTDVAIVKIQADNLPTVQIGDSDGLRPGEWAIAIGNPLGLDNTVTTGIISATGRSSSQVGVPDKRVNFIQTDAAINPGNSGGPLLNAKGEVVGMNTAIIRGAQGLGFAIPINTAQRIGNQLATTGNVQHPYLGIQMVKLTPEVKQQINEDSNSRVNIDADRGILVVRVMRNSPAANAGLRTGDVIQKINGQSVTDTDTIQQQVEKSQVGSSLQMEVLRNGQTINLPVTTAALPVQSE, from the coding sequence ATGAAAAGCAAACAGCAAGATAGCGATTATAATTCCAGGCAACCCAACCAGAAAGGATTTGACGCTTCGGCACCCAAACCCTGGCAAAAGGCAGCCACCTATCTATCGCTGGTGCTGCTGGGAGCTGGTGTCACCTTATCAGGCAGCTATCTGGGGTCAAATACCCTGATGTCCTCCAAGGAGTCTACTTCTAAAGTGTCTCTAACCCCAGGAGTTGCGGTTGCTCAGGCACAACTACCGCCTAGCACAGACACTAACTTTGTTACAGAAGTTGTGGAAAGAGTGGGACCAGCTGTGGTGCGGATTAATTCTTCCCGCACGGTGACACAACAAGTCCCTGACGCCTTTAATGACCCGTTCTTCCGCCGCTTCTTTGGCGCTGAGTTGCCGACTGGTCCGCAAGAGCGAGTCGAACGAGGTACGGGATCGGGCTTTATTATTAATAAGGATGGTCAAATTCTCACCAATGCTCATGTGGTCGCTGGTGCCGACACTGTAAACGTCATTCTCAAAGATGGGCGCACCTTTACAGGTAAGGTGATGGGTACAGACCCGGTAACAGATGTCGCCATCGTTAAGATTCAGGCGGATAATCTCCCGACGGTTCAGATAGGCGATTCAGATGGGCTGAGACCTGGAGAATGGGCGATCGCAATCGGCAACCCCTTGGGTCTAGATAATACCGTCACAACAGGGATTATTAGTGCCACCGGACGCTCTAGCTCTCAAGTCGGCGTTCCCGATAAGCGGGTAAACTTTATCCAAACAGATGCTGCGATTAATCCGGGTAACTCAGGTGGGCCACTACTGAACGCCAAAGGTGAAGTGGTTGGGATGAATACAGCGATTATCCGGGGTGCCCAAGGATTAGGCTTTGCGATTCCCATCAATACTGCTCAACGTATTGGCAATCAGCTAGCGACGACTGGCAATGTGCAACATCCTTATCTGGGCATCCAGATGGTGAAACTCACGCCTGAAGTCAAACAGCAAATCAATGAAGATTCCAACAGTCGCGTGAATATCGATGCGGATCGCGGCATCCTTGTCGTCAGAGTCATGCGAAACTCCCCCGCTGCTAATGCAGGGTTACGCACGGGAGATGTTATCCAAAAAATCAACGGTCAATCGGTCACAGACACAGACACAATACAACAGCAAGTAGAAAAGAGCCAGGTGGGCAGTAGTTTACAGATGGAGGTGCTTCGGAATGGACAAACGATTAACCTACCTGTAACCACTGCGGCTCTCCCGGTTCAGAGCGAGTAG
- a CDS encoding DUF427 domain-containing protein, with product MKRDRIAPGPGQESVWDYPRPPRLEESSKHIQIVFNGVTIVDTQRAKRVLETSHPPVYYIPPLDIKMEYLVRTIQESFCEWKGGAFYYTVVVGDKQAPNAAWGYPNPTPSFASIKDYLAFYPQIMDVCSVDGEQVQPQPGGFYGGWITSDIVGPFKGEPGTWGW from the coding sequence ATGAAACGCGATCGCATTGCACCCGGCCCCGGTCAAGAGTCAGTATGGGATTACCCTCGTCCTCCGCGTCTTGAGGAATCATCCAAGCACATCCAGATTGTCTTCAACGGCGTCACAATTGTCGATACTCAGCGGGCAAAGCGCGTACTGGAAACCAGTCACCCACCTGTCTACTACATTCCTCCCCTAGATATCAAAATGGAATACCTGGTGCGAACCATTCAGGAATCGTTTTGCGAATGGAAGGGAGGCGCTTTCTACTACACAGTCGTTGTTGGTGACAAGCAGGCACCGAATGCTGCTTGGGGTTATCCCAATCCCACACCAAGCTTCGCCAGTATCAAGGACTATCTCGCTTTCTATCCCCAGATAATGGATGTTTGTTCGGTCGATGGAGAACAAGTGCAGCCGCAACCTGGAGGTTTCTACGGCGGCTGGATCACTAGCGATATAGTTGGCCCATTCAAGGGTGAGCCAGGAACTTGGGGCTGGTAG
- a CDS encoding rhomboid family intramembrane serine protease, translating to MRKNQGNSEPTDSATDLLLEDRSSNRRRNTQYNGVFALILINLVIFIADHILSLNLQGLYLNHANPALYQFFTAMFCHASWAHLSGNLFFLYIFGRLVEEEEGTFGVIASYIICGLGASLMSWLFQHGPIYSLGASGAVFGLFAVSVLIKLSWNWRKVLEVLILGQFVIERVFFEFQQTGIQDGVDHFAHIGGAVVGVALIMGLMRLDPTRFRKT from the coding sequence ATGAGAAAGAATCAGGGAAACTCAGAACCGACCGATTCTGCAACTGACTTGCTACTAGAGGATCGTTCATCAAACCGCAGACGAAACACTCAATACAACGGTGTTTTTGCCCTGATTTTGATCAACCTAGTTATCTTTATTGCTGACCATATTCTCAGCCTTAATCTTCAAGGTTTATATCTTAATCATGCCAACCCAGCCTTGTATCAGTTCTTCACGGCGATGTTTTGTCACGCCAGCTGGGCGCACTTGTCGGGAAATCTATTTTTTCTTTATATCTTTGGTCGCCTAGTTGAGGAAGAGGAAGGAACCTTCGGGGTTATCGCTTCCTACATCATCTGCGGACTGGGCGCTAGTCTGATGAGTTGGCTTTTCCAGCATGGGCCAATCTATTCTTTGGGGGCTTCAGGAGCCGTCTTTGGCTTATTCGCCGTCAGCGTGTTGATTAAGTTGAGCTGGAATTGGCGCAAAGTCTTAGAAGTGCTGATTCTGGGTCAGTTTGTGATTGAGCGAGTGTTCTTTGAATTTCAACAAACTGGGATTCAAGACGGGGTAGACCATTTTGCTCACATAGGAGGCGCTGTTGTAGGAGTAGCGCTGATTATGGGTTTGATGCGGCTTGACCCCACCCGGTTTCGGAAAACTTAG
- a CDS encoding DUF2127 domain-containing protein, with amino-acid sequence MTKRPLGLVAIVIYKIFSALLLMVIAIALGLTVKEHQLLVDFSESCALEGKLDIIKWTLDKILNLNPKTLQFTSIAVGLYAILTAIEGIGLWYQKGWAKILVLVLVGISIPPEIFELFHRISPLKLAVFLVNLAVFWYLLPPSISTPDDERSQ; translated from the coding sequence ATTACTAAGCGCCCACTGGGTTTAGTGGCAATCGTTATTTACAAAATCTTCAGTGCTTTACTGCTTATGGTGATTGCGATCGCTTTAGGATTAACAGTCAAAGAACATCAGCTTTTGGTTGATTTTTCAGAATCTTGTGCTTTAGAAGGTAAATTAGACATTATTAAATGGACTTTGGATAAAATTTTGAATTTAAACCCTAAAACTTTGCAGTTTACCAGCATAGCTGTTGGACTCTATGCGATTTTAACGGCAATTGAGGGAATCGGTCTGTGGTATCAAAAGGGTTGGGCAAAAATATTAGTTTTGGTACTGGTAGGGATTAGCATCCCACCAGAAATTTTTGAGCTATTCCACAGAATATCGCCACTAAAGCTAGCGGTTTTTCTGGTGAATTTAGCTGTCTTTTGGTATTTGTTGCCTCCTTCAATCTCTACCCCCGACGATGAGCGATCGCAGTAA
- a CDS encoding YtxH domain-containing protein, translating into MSNNRAGSFIGGLLLGSALGTITGLLVAPRTGRDTRRLLKKSADALPELAEDLSTSVQLQADRLSESALRNWDETLLRLKQAIAAGVEASAREQEALKQITDEEAQADARPLVTTDDRRSQE; encoded by the coding sequence ATGTCAAACAACCGTGCTGGATCATTTATTGGTGGTCTGCTGCTGGGCAGCGCTCTTGGAACCATTACCGGATTATTGGTTGCCCCTCGTACAGGTCGAGACACGCGGCGGCTGTTAAAAAAATCTGCCGATGCTCTACCAGAATTAGCTGAAGACCTATCGACCAGCGTGCAACTGCAAGCTGACCGCCTCTCAGAATCAGCACTGCGAAACTGGGATGAAACGCTTTTGAGATTAAAACAGGCGATCGCTGCTGGAGTTGAAGCATCTGCACGCGAACAAGAAGCACTCAAACAAATCACGGATGAAGAAGCCCAGGCTGATGCACGCCCCCTTGTAACCACAGACGATAGGCGATCGCAAGAGTGA
- a CDS encoding phosphate ABC transporter permease: MLVPLTRKKFEDLIPQIATGPQYAYCWGKFPDFLKRLLISVVAVVVVLLVGKFLLGEDLSAITFFLGIITGLYWLWAPVYWASLRNASYRRYAYSGFWRGEVVDIFVSEELIGEEQTVNNRGQLVIVENRERRLNIEVGDETGFTTQMQVPLRRIHKAVKPGQVAEMVVLSNQKDLGRIAKVTDIYIPSQNLWVSDYPYLRRDFFEDVSRQLGDTDDVSYPEDRTPKRRRSRRP; encoded by the coding sequence ATGTTAGTCCCATTAACGCGCAAGAAATTTGAAGACTTGATTCCCCAGATTGCCACTGGTCCGCAGTATGCGTACTGCTGGGGCAAATTCCCAGACTTTTTAAAGCGATTGCTAATTTCTGTAGTAGCTGTGGTGGTAGTTTTACTCGTCGGCAAGTTTTTGCTGGGCGAGGATTTGAGCGCGATCACCTTTTTTCTGGGAATTATTACGGGTCTTTACTGGTTGTGGGCACCCGTTTATTGGGCGAGTCTGCGGAATGCTTCTTATCGCCGCTACGCCTACAGTGGATTCTGGCGGGGTGAAGTCGTGGATATCTTTGTTTCTGAAGAGTTGATTGGCGAAGAGCAAACCGTCAACAATCGCGGACAGCTGGTAATTGTTGAAAACCGAGAGCGTCGGTTGAACATCGAAGTTGGGGATGAAACCGGATTTACAACCCAGATGCAAGTACCCCTGCGCCGCATCCATAAAGCAGTTAAACCCGGTCAAGTTGCTGAGATGGTCGTGCTGTCCAATCAGAAAGACCTGGGTCGGATTGCCAAGGTGACAGACATTTATATTCCCAGTCAGAATCTCTGGGTGAGTGACTATCCTTATCTGCGGCGGGACTTTTTTGAGGATGTCAGCCGTCAGTTAGGAGACACTGACGATGTTTCCTATCCTGAAGACCGTACTCCTAAGCGTAGGCGATCGCGTCGTCCTTGA
- a CDS encoding DUF948 domain-containing protein, with product MTEPLFWLGFSVLLVAVSLAAVLVSLLPAVQELARAARSVEKLADTLNREMPPTLESIRLTGLEISDLTDDVNEGVKSASQVVKQVDQSISGAKKQAQNVQVGTRSVFAGVKAAWKTFKRPTGGRRSIDRLPPGQRNGFEPRGYGDSYQDTENTSTSHKNYEEWEPSDSEDY from the coding sequence GTGACTGAACCCTTATTTTGGTTAGGATTTTCGGTTTTACTGGTGGCGGTTAGCTTAGCTGCCGTCTTAGTATCGCTGCTGCCAGCGGTACAGGAATTAGCGCGGGCGGCTCGCAGCGTGGAAAAGTTAGCAGATACGCTGAACCGAGAAATGCCCCCCACACTAGAATCAATTCGCCTGACGGGTTTGGAAATTAGTGACTTGACCGATGATGTCAATGAAGGCGTCAAGAGCGCCAGTCAAGTCGTTAAACAAGTCGATCAAAGCATTAGCGGTGCTAAGAAGCAGGCTCAAAACGTGCAAGTTGGCACCCGCAGCGTCTTTGCAGGTGTCAAGGCAGCTTGGAAAACCTTCAAGCGTCCCACCGGAGGGCGCAGGTCAATCGATCGTTTGCCACCAGGGCAAAGAAATGGTTTTGAGCCTCGTGGATACGGTGATTCTTATCAAGACACTGAAAATACCTCTACTTCTCATAAAAATTATGAGGAGTGGGAGCCGTCAGACTCAGAAGATTATTAA
- the dapB gene encoding 4-hydroxy-tetrahydrodipicolinate reductase produces MVNQQYPIPVVVNGAAGKMGREVVKAVAQADDMTLLGAIDRTLEYQGQDVGEVAGCEPLEVPIVSDLQGMLVLATQEKQQGVMVDFTHPDSVYENVRTAIAYGIRPVVGTTGLSPQQIQELAEFADKASTGALIIPNFSIGMVLLQQAAVQASQYFDHVEIIELHHNQKADAPSGTALQTAQMLGELGKTYNPPTVKETEKLPGARGSQADEGIRIHSVRLPGLIAHQEVMFGAPGQIYTLRHDTSDRSCYMPGVLLAIRKVLQLKSLVYGLEKIL; encoded by the coding sequence ATGGTAAATCAACAGTATCCGATTCCCGTTGTCGTCAACGGTGCGGCTGGAAAAATGGGTCGCGAAGTCGTCAAAGCCGTTGCTCAAGCAGATGATATGACTTTGCTGGGGGCAATCGATCGCACTTTGGAATACCAGGGTCAAGACGTTGGAGAAGTGGCGGGTTGCGAACCCCTGGAAGTTCCCATTGTCAGTGACTTACAAGGGATGCTGGTGCTAGCAACCCAGGAAAAACAACAGGGCGTCATGGTGGATTTTACTCATCCTGACTCAGTTTATGAAAATGTGCGGACTGCGATCGCTTACGGCATCCGGCCTGTCGTTGGCACAACCGGACTTAGCCCACAGCAAATCCAAGAGCTTGCTGAATTTGCCGACAAAGCCAGCACGGGTGCCCTGATTATCCCTAACTTTTCCATTGGCATGGTGTTACTACAGCAGGCAGCTGTCCAGGCGTCCCAATACTTTGACCATGTGGAAATTATCGAGTTACACCACAACCAGAAAGCCGACGCCCCTAGCGGTACCGCCCTTCAAACTGCCCAGATGTTAGGCGAACTGGGTAAAACCTACAATCCACCGACCGTGAAAGAAACCGAAAAACTACCTGGTGCCAGAGGTAGCCAAGCCGATGAGGGGATTCGCATCCATAGCGTTCGCTTACCCGGTCTTATCGCTCACCAAGAAGTAATGTTTGGGGCACCGGGTCAAATTTATACCCTGCGCCACGATACTTCAGATAGGTCTTGCTATATGCCTGGTGTTCTTCTCGCCATCCGCAAAGTTCTCCAGCTCAAATCCCTAGTCTATGGGTTAGAAAAGATACTATAA